The Candidatus Koribacter versatilis Ellin345 genome has a segment encoding these proteins:
- a CDS encoding DNA cytosine methyltransferase, protein MKRRDSDSAPFLLEVGYEAENPWRIAESQPPKGKSGLVTLELCAGAGGQALGLEQAGINHVALVEINKHACETLRLNRPNWKVVEGDLQTFDPSPYKGADIVSAGLPCPPFSVAGKQLGKLDERNLFPAMVNVVDAVRPRAVMVENVRGILDAVFIDYREHVSKQLRKLGYTPGWHLMNACEFGVPQLRPRVVFVAMRKEYSEHFAWPRATNEPQTVGDVLFDLMSARGWKGVKAWRAKANEIAPTIVGGSLKHGGPDLGPTRARRAWEALGVDGKGIADDVPEREFVGMPRLTVRMVARIQGFPDEWQFAGRKTQAYRQVGNAFPPPFARAVAESVSACLSSARRTVRVTSA, encoded by the coding sequence ATGAAGCGCCGAGATAGCGATTCAGCTCCGTTTTTGTTGGAAGTTGGATACGAGGCAGAGAATCCCTGGCGAATTGCTGAAAGCCAGCCGCCGAAAGGCAAAAGCGGTTTGGTCACGCTCGAACTCTGCGCCGGTGCTGGGGGTCAAGCTCTCGGGTTAGAACAGGCCGGTATCAATCATGTCGCGCTCGTAGAGATAAATAAACACGCATGCGAGACACTTCGACTTAATCGTCCCAATTGGAAAGTGGTTGAGGGCGATCTGCAAACGTTCGATCCTTCCCCGTACAAGGGCGCTGACATTGTCTCGGCAGGATTGCCATGCCCCCCCTTTTCTGTTGCCGGAAAGCAGTTGGGAAAGTTGGACGAGAGAAATCTCTTTCCGGCGATGGTGAATGTCGTCGACGCGGTAAGACCGCGAGCCGTTATGGTGGAGAATGTTCGTGGCATTCTTGATGCGGTATTCATTGACTATCGCGAGCACGTGAGCAAGCAGCTGCGAAAACTTGGATATACCCCGGGTTGGCATTTGATGAACGCCTGCGAATTCGGAGTTCCTCAACTTCGGCCGCGGGTTGTATTCGTAGCGATGCGAAAGGAGTATTCCGAGCACTTCGCTTGGCCGCGCGCGACTAACGAGCCTCAGACGGTCGGAGATGTATTATTCGACTTGATGAGTGCGCGCGGCTGGAAAGGTGTGAAAGCTTGGCGCGCGAAAGCAAACGAGATTGCGCCAACGATTGTAGGGGGATCCCTGAAGCACGGCGGCCCAGATCTTGGTCCCACGAGAGCACGCCGCGCCTGGGAGGCACTCGGAGTGGACGGGAAGGGGATCGCGGACGATGTACCGGAGCGTGAGTTCGTAGGTATGCCCCGTCTCACTGTTCGTATGGTCGCGCGCATTCAGGGTTTTCCCGATGAATGGCAGTTCGCGGGCAGGAAAACGCAAGCGTACCGCCAGGTTGGAAATGCTTTTCCGCCGCCTTTCGCTCGTGCAGTTGCGGAAAGCGTGAGTGCTTGCTTGTCGTCCGCACGAAGGACAGTCCGAGTCACCAGTGCTTAA
- a CDS encoding vitamin B12-dependent ribonucleotide reductase, whose protein sequence is MAEAPKLAMSTEAHTTTSNPIPAPKKKAPGLTFKRAFTKAGVSPYDEVEWELRTAAITDAQGNKIFEQLDVETPKDWSMTATNIVASKYLHGTLGTSERESGVRALIARVAETITRWGIEGGYFRTSDDAAIFHDELVHLLVQQKMAFNSPVWFNVGCDRIEPQADGANWHWNFLKQQAEFGPVGYTRPQCSACFINSVHDSLDSILTLAKTEGMLFKWGSGTGTNLSPLRSSNEQLSGGGTASGPLSFMRGFDAFAGVIKSGGKTRRAAKMVILNIEHPDIVEFIDCKAKEEAKAWALMQQGYDGSSPDAEAYSSIFFQNANNSVRVTDDFMYAVVRDADFSTKAVKSGDVVKTFKARWLLSKISEATWQCGDPGMQYDTTVNRWHTSKNTARINASNPCSEYMFLDDSACNLASLNLMKFAPNGTFDVAAYRHACAITITAQEILVDNAGYPTESIMKNSHDYRPLGLGYANLGALLMAAGLPYDSDAGRDYAACVTAIMCGEAYLQSSKIAELGQPLTPATPITQSVEITGSACPGWYVNREPFLDVIRMHRASVNNINQKNVPAPVFEAAKATWDEALQHGERHGYRNSQVTVLAPTGTIGFMMDCDTTGIEPDLALVKYKKLVGGGMIKIVNNTVPAALFKLGYTSDQANATVSYIDATGTIEGAPHIKDEHLAVFDCSFKPAKGTRTISYMGHVKMMAATQPFISGAISKTVNLPKDATIDDIMEAYIQSWKLGLKAVAIYRDGSKGGQPLNASGTSTTDKLKKAEAAPVASESEDDAAAPPRAIRHRLPDERLSVTHKFNIGGHEGYITVGLYKDGMPGEVFITMAKEGSTVSGLMDSFACATSLALQHGVPLKLLCEKFAHTRFEPSGWSHNPDIGFAKSIMDYIFRWLQLRFLTGQQQALFEGLRPKYMMGTPSSSDASSSSVILSEGAPAPESKDPYRYTPPGGPVAHHVHTADALKDLIDLGDAPSCHVCGAIMTRNGSCYRCNECGSTSGCS, encoded by the coding sequence ATGGCTGAAGCACCTAAATTAGCGATGAGCACGGAAGCTCACACCACCACCTCCAACCCGATCCCGGCCCCGAAGAAGAAAGCTCCGGGCCTGACCTTCAAGCGCGCCTTCACCAAGGCCGGCGTTTCGCCCTACGACGAAGTCGAGTGGGAGCTTCGCACCGCCGCCATTACTGACGCCCAGGGCAACAAGATCTTCGAGCAGCTCGACGTCGAGACGCCCAAAGACTGGTCGATGACCGCCACCAACATCGTCGCCAGCAAGTATCTGCACGGCACGCTCGGCACCAGCGAACGCGAGAGCGGCGTCCGCGCCCTGATCGCCCGCGTAGCGGAGACCATTACCCGCTGGGGCATTGAGGGCGGCTACTTCCGCACCTCCGACGACGCTGCCATCTTCCACGACGAGCTCGTCCATCTCCTCGTCCAGCAGAAGATGGCCTTCAACTCTCCCGTGTGGTTCAACGTCGGTTGCGATCGCATTGAGCCCCAGGCCGACGGCGCCAATTGGCACTGGAATTTCCTAAAGCAGCAAGCTGAGTTCGGACCGGTGGGTTATACCCGTCCGCAATGCTCCGCCTGCTTCATCAACTCCGTGCACGATTCGCTCGACAGCATCCTGACGCTTGCCAAGACCGAAGGCATGCTCTTCAAGTGGGGTAGCGGTACCGGCACCAACCTCTCTCCGCTGCGCTCGAGCAACGAGCAGCTCAGCGGCGGCGGCACTGCCAGCGGTCCGCTCAGCTTCATGCGCGGGTTCGACGCCTTCGCCGGTGTCATCAAGTCCGGCGGTAAGACGCGTCGCGCCGCCAAGATGGTCATCCTCAACATCGAGCATCCCGACATCGTTGAGTTCATCGATTGCAAGGCCAAGGAAGAAGCCAAGGCCTGGGCGCTCATGCAGCAGGGTTACGACGGCTCCTCGCCTGACGCCGAAGCTTACAGCTCCATTTTCTTCCAGAACGCCAACAACAGCGTCCGCGTGACTGACGACTTCATGTACGCCGTAGTCCGCGACGCCGACTTCAGCACCAAGGCCGTGAAGTCCGGCGATGTGGTCAAGACCTTCAAAGCCCGCTGGCTTCTCAGCAAGATCAGCGAAGCCACCTGGCAGTGTGGCGATCCCGGCATGCAGTACGACACCACGGTCAATCGTTGGCATACCAGCAAGAACACCGCGCGCATCAACGCTAGCAACCCTTGCAGCGAGTACATGTTCCTCGACGACTCCGCCTGCAACCTCGCTTCGCTCAACCTGATGAAGTTCGCGCCCAACGGCACCTTCGACGTCGCCGCCTACCGCCACGCCTGCGCCATCACCATTACCGCGCAGGAGATCCTCGTCGACAACGCCGGCTACCCCACCGAATCCATCATGAAGAACTCGCACGACTATCGTCCGCTGGGCCTGGGCTACGCCAACCTCGGCGCGCTGCTCATGGCCGCGGGTCTTCCCTACGATAGCGATGCCGGCCGCGACTACGCTGCCTGCGTCACTGCGATCATGTGCGGCGAAGCGTATCTCCAGTCATCGAAGATCGCCGAACTCGGCCAGCCGTTAACGCCTGCTACGCCGATCACGCAATCGGTCGAGATCACTGGCAGCGCCTGCCCCGGCTGGTATGTCAACCGCGAGCCTTTCCTCGACGTCATTCGCATGCACCGCGCCAGCGTCAACAACATCAACCAGAAGAACGTGCCCGCGCCCGTCTTCGAAGCTGCCAAGGCCACCTGGGACGAAGCTCTCCAGCACGGCGAGCGTCACGGCTATCGCAACTCGCAGGTCACGGTCCTCGCGCCCACCGGCACCATCGGCTTCATGATGGACTGCGACACTACTGGCATCGAGCCCGATCTCGCGCTCGTGAAATACAAGAAGCTGGTTGGCGGCGGCATGATCAAGATCGTGAACAACACGGTCCCGGCTGCACTCTTCAAGCTCGGATACACCAGCGACCAGGCCAACGCCACCGTCAGCTACATTGACGCCACCGGCACTATCGAAGGCGCGCCGCACATCAAAGACGAGCACCTCGCCGTCTTCGATTGCTCGTTCAAGCCCGCCAAGGGCACGCGCACCATCTCCTACATGGGACACGTCAAGATGATGGCCGCGACTCAGCCCTTCATCTCCGGCGCCATCTCCAAGACCGTCAATCTACCGAAAGACGCCACCATTGACGACATCATGGAGGCCTACATCCAGAGCTGGAAGCTCGGCCTGAAAGCGGTCGCCATCTATCGCGACGGCTCCAAGGGCGGCCAGCCGCTGAATGCCTCCGGCACTAGCACCACAGACAAGCTAAAGAAGGCCGAAGCCGCACCGGTCGCCTCCGAGTCCGAGGACGATGCCGCAGCTCCACCGCGCGCCATCCGCCATCGCCTCCCCGACGAGCGCCTCTCCGTCACCCACAAATTCAACATCGGTGGACACGAGGGCTACATCACCGTCGGCCTCTACAAAGACGGCATGCCCGGCGAAGTCTTCATTACCATGGCCAAGGAAGGCAGCACCGTCAGCGGCCTCATGGACAGCTTCGCCTGCGCCACGTCCCTCGCCCTGCAGCACGGCGTCCCGCTCAAGCTGCTCTGCGAAAAATTCGCCCACACCCGCTTCGAGCCCAGCGGCTGGAGCCATAATCCCGACATCGGCTTCGCCAAGTCGATCATGGATTACATCTTCCGCTGGCTCCAACTGCGCTTCCTAACCGGCCAGCAGCAGGCCCTGTTCGAAGGCCTCCGCCCCAAATACATGATGGGCACACCGTCATCCAGCGACGCCTCCAGTTCATCTGTCATCCTGAGCGAAGGCGCACCAGCGCCGGAGTCGAAGGACCCCTATCGCTACACGCCACCCGGAGGCCCGGTCGCACACCACGTCCACACCGCCGACGCCCTGAAAGACCTGATCGATCTAGGCGATGCCCCCAGCTGCCACGTCTGCGGCGCCATCATGACCCGCAACGGAAGCTGCTACCGCTGCAATGAATGCGGAAGTACGAGTGGGTGCTCGTAG
- a CDS encoding very short patch repair endonuclease has product MDTISKARRSDNMRRITSESTTPELLVRRLVHAMGYRYRLHVKNLPGKPDLVFPARRKIIEVRGCFWHQHRHCIDGKMPKSRSEYWIPKLTRNKLRDRQNLRKLRRYGWDVLLIWECEVREQADVSARIRRFLEH; this is encoded by the coding sequence GTGGACACGATTTCTAAAGCGCGGCGCAGCGACAACATGCGCCGGATCACAAGCGAGAGTACTACACCGGAACTCTTGGTTAGAAGACTTGTTCACGCGATGGGCTATCGCTATCGCCTTCATGTGAAAAATTTGCCGGGCAAGCCCGATCTCGTTTTCCCCGCAAGACGAAAGATTATTGAAGTGCGGGGATGCTTCTGGCATCAGCATAGGCACTGCATCGATGGCAAAATGCCAAAATCCAGATCCGAGTACTGGATCCCAAAACTCACCCGCAACAAGCTACGCGACAGACAGAATCTCAGGAAGCTCCGACGGTACGGATGGGATGTTTTGTTGATTTGGGAATGTGAAGTGCGCGAACAAGCCGATGTATCAGCCCGCATTCGGCGATTCCTAGAGCATTAG
- a CDS encoding general stress protein, producing MAGKNTAAFGIYRTTTQVDSAVDALRAAGFRTEDISVLFPENEGTKDFAVKKNTKAPEGATTGAGTGAVLGGGLGLLAGIGALAIPGVGPFIAAGPIMATLAGAGVGGTVGGIAGALIGMGIPEFEAKRYEGQVKEGGILLSVHCDNSDWTSKAKDILKSTGAHDVSSSGEASADYNETDRPIRKVS from the coding sequence ATGGCAGGCAAAAACACCGCAGCATTCGGCATTTATCGCACCACAACCCAAGTTGACAGCGCCGTGGACGCCTTGCGCGCGGCCGGCTTCCGCACCGAAGACATCTCGGTCCTCTTCCCTGAAAACGAGGGGACCAAGGACTTCGCCGTGAAGAAGAACACCAAGGCCCCCGAGGGCGCAACCACCGGAGCAGGCACGGGCGCCGTCCTTGGCGGCGGGCTCGGACTGTTAGCCGGCATCGGCGCACTTGCGATCCCCGGCGTGGGCCCCTTCATCGCTGCCGGTCCCATCATGGCCACCTTGGCGGGTGCGGGCGTGGGCGGAACGGTTGGCGGAATCGCCGGTGCCCTCATCGGCATGGGCATTCCGGAATTCGAAGCCAAGCGCTATGAAGGCCAGGTCAAGGAAGGCGGTATTCTGCTCTCCGTCCATTGCGACAACTCGGATTGGACCTCGAAAGCCAAAGACATCTTGAAGTCCACCGGGGCTCACGATGTTTCGTCCTCCGGCGAAGCCAGCGCCGACTACAACGAAACCGACCGACCGATCCGCAAGGTCAGCTAA
- a CDS encoding GlsB/YeaQ/YmgE family stress response membrane protein, whose amino-acid sequence MFHLIWYLLIGLIAGFFAKSVMHVHMTLFWTIVLGILGSILGGGITHMVTGSSNRRFHPAGLIFSTLGAILLLFICYKLNIHLPAVNMH is encoded by the coding sequence ATGTTCCACTTGATCTGGTACCTCCTGATTGGCCTTATCGCCGGCTTCTTCGCGAAATCCGTCATGCATGTCCACATGACCCTCTTCTGGACGATCGTTCTCGGCATCCTCGGCTCGATCCTCGGAGGCGGCATCACCCACATGGTTACAGGTTCCTCTAACCGCCGGTTTCATCCTGCCGGCCTCATCTTTTCCACCCTCGGCGCCATCCTCCTTCTCTTCATTTGCTACAAGCTCAACATCCACCTTCCCGCAGTCAACATGCACTAG
- a CDS encoding HNH endonuclease has protein sequence MASKPGSIHLRIIEIMKRFPEGVTGGQIRQELEKEGLQAEEQTHLDRRKRDLKKWFVIEKHSVTSKAHGNKRKVTLYRYISKRSVVLDEGQVSQRERAEVIHSAHGKCQMCGRTVEKHGIALVVDHKKPRDWGGTNERENLWAICEECNAGKKAYFSSLNVDRAVMKKVTAPDSVHVRIGELLKSVGVGKRTPSALIDVVANQDDWQKRLRELRYPVIGWEIDTLLYKDESGRKRSDYILRRHKPWPPDPSGIIRRFEEERRRRNRDESED, from the coding sequence ATGGCAAGCAAACCTGGATCTATCCATCTGCGGATCATCGAAATAATGAAGCGATTCCCTGAGGGAGTCACGGGAGGCCAAATTCGGCAAGAATTGGAGAAGGAAGGACTTCAAGCGGAAGAACAAACTCATCTAGATCGTCGTAAGCGCGATCTGAAGAAGTGGTTCGTGATCGAGAAGCACTCGGTAACAAGCAAGGCTCATGGAAACAAGCGGAAAGTAACGCTCTACAGGTACATTAGCAAACGGTCGGTTGTTCTTGACGAAGGGCAGGTCAGCCAGCGAGAGCGCGCCGAAGTCATCCACTCTGCTCACGGCAAGTGTCAAATGTGCGGGCGTACCGTTGAGAAACACGGCATCGCCCTAGTGGTCGATCATAAGAAGCCTCGCGACTGGGGTGGAACGAATGAACGCGAGAACCTATGGGCCATTTGTGAAGAATGCAATGCCGGCAAAAAGGCATATTTCTCGTCTCTCAATGTCGACAGGGCAGTCATGAAAAAGGTGACCGCACCCGATAGTGTGCATGTCAGAATTGGGGAACTTCTCAAGTCCGTGGGCGTCGGAAAGAGGACGCCGTCTGCACTCATCGACGTCGTTGCAAATCAGGACGATTGGCAAAAGCGGCTCCGCGAGCTTCGGTACCCAGTGATTGGATGGGAGATCGACACGCTCCTCTATAAAGACGAGTCCGGCAGGAAACGGTCCGACTACATACTCCGAAGGCACAAACCGTGGCCTCCGGACCCGAGCGGTATCATCAGAAGATTCGAGGAGGAGCGGAGGCGACGCAACCGCGATGAATCGGAAGACTAA
- a CDS encoding SDR family oxidoreductase, which produces MKIVVIGGTGLIGSKLVSKLREHGHEVVAAAPSTGVNTITGEGLAEALKAASVVVDVSNSPDWEDSAVLKFFETSTRNLLTQEADAGVGHHVALSVVGTGRLSESGYFRGKIAQEKLITESSIPYTIVHATQFFEFLKGLADISMVSGKVHLPDVLFQPMAADDVATALSKIAVGSPANGIVEIGGPEEFRVDELVRRRLASLQDPREVIADPNALYSGAHLSERTLVPDNGARLGETRFETWLTQPAAQLPSAHPQPTSADAGAKESRKKAS; this is translated from the coding sequence ACACGAGGTAGTCGCGGCAGCACCCAGTACCGGGGTAAACACCATCACGGGCGAAGGACTCGCCGAAGCGTTGAAAGCGGCTTCGGTAGTTGTGGACGTTTCCAATTCTCCCGATTGGGAAGATTCCGCAGTGCTGAAGTTCTTTGAGACATCGACGCGCAACCTGCTCACGCAGGAAGCTGACGCCGGGGTGGGACATCACGTTGCACTCTCGGTCGTGGGCACCGGGCGACTATCGGAAAGTGGTTACTTCCGGGGCAAGATTGCGCAGGAGAAGTTGATCACAGAATCTTCCATCCCCTACACCATCGTGCATGCCACGCAATTCTTCGAGTTCCTCAAGGGACTTGCCGATATCTCCATGGTCAGCGGCAAAGTGCACTTGCCGGATGTGCTTTTCCAGCCCATGGCCGCCGACGATGTGGCGACGGCGTTGAGCAAGATCGCGGTAGGCTCGCCGGCAAATGGCATCGTCGAAATTGGAGGGCCGGAAGAGTTCCGTGTGGACGAGCTGGTGCGGCGACGCCTGGCCTCGCTGCAAGATCCTCGCGAAGTGATCGCGGACCCGAACGCGCTTTACTCCGGGGCGCACCTCAGCGAGCGGACACTGGTTCCGGACAACGGCGCACGACTCGGCGAAACTCGTTTTGAAACCTGGCTCACCCAACCCGCAGCCCAACTTCCGAGTGCGCATCCTCAGCCCACAAGCGCCGATGCAGGCGCGAAAGAGAGCCGTAAAAAGGCGAGCTGA
- a CDS encoding helix-turn-helix domain-containing protein, whose product MDQETKSLALRKRIQQHFQTESAEQIVENSRRLVGATDPHGFGAISIEPENPILVHPSPKSVPLNAYLASALTGLDEVERSLIIHLSDVVALVCRSVDIDLYEPRKSTDPVHHADVSATEVFITDRKRVVSSDLLIHLCHFPSTGSGEELSFAYESLVPIILIAPGERSVSRMVTGIPSLKIDIRYREPEHLRAMLEERLIEIRPFLEQRKLTIDGFSQNIVGSRIRELRLEAGLSLGDLAKRVGLTEQGLQNIEENVDTISNPGLTVLRWIATALKTTVAELVDPDYAENVIAGIRSTFNERASAIAARFSGISQKDKRALLRRYLHRTLVLLDEEE is encoded by the coding sequence ATGGATCAAGAAACGAAGTCATTAGCTCTCCGCAAACGGATCCAGCAACATTTCCAAACAGAATCCGCGGAACAAATCGTCGAGAATTCAAGACGACTGGTTGGGGCAACAGACCCTCACGGCTTCGGGGCAATATCAATCGAACCAGAGAACCCGATCTTGGTGCATCCAAGCCCTAAATCGGTTCCGCTGAACGCATATTTGGCTTCAGCATTGACTGGATTGGATGAGGTGGAAAGGTCGCTCATCATTCACCTCTCTGATGTCGTAGCGCTCGTGTGCCGATCAGTCGACATAGATTTGTATGAGCCTCGTAAGAGCACGGATCCAGTTCACCATGCGGACGTGTCTGCCACCGAAGTTTTCATCACAGACCGAAAACGGGTGGTGAGCTCGGACCTTCTTATACATCTATGTCACTTTCCCAGCACTGGATCCGGCGAAGAACTTAGCTTTGCATATGAGTCTCTGGTTCCGATTATCTTGATCGCTCCAGGTGAACGAAGCGTCAGCCGGATGGTCACTGGTATTCCTAGCCTCAAGATAGACATACGATACAGAGAACCTGAGCACCTGCGCGCCATGCTAGAAGAACGACTGATCGAGATCCGCCCCTTCTTGGAACAGCGGAAACTTACGATCGACGGATTCAGTCAAAATATCGTTGGATCTAGGATCCGGGAATTACGCCTCGAAGCCGGTCTTTCGCTAGGCGATTTGGCAAAACGGGTCGGACTAACCGAGCAAGGGCTGCAAAACATCGAAGAGAATGTGGACACGATCTCGAATCCTGGGCTAACAGTGTTGCGATGGATCGCGACCGCGCTGAAGACGACAGTCGCAGAGCTGGTTGACCCGGATTATGCAGAAAACGTGATCGCTGGGATTCGGTCTACTTTCAATGAGCGCGCGAGCGCAATTGCCGCCCGCTTTAGTGGAATATCCCAAAAGGATAAGAGAGCCCTCCTGCGGCGTTATCTGCACCGAACGCTAGTATTGCTCGACGAAGAGGAATAA
- a CDS encoding ImmA/IrrE family metallo-endopeptidase, translated as MSHTCQLPDPEKMAVRVLERAEVSVAPVNLRRVIALWKNLYLVEEDLDGSGYLLPMGNLGAEIIVNKNDSPERKAFTVAHEMGHWILGLRVKKSEGEFKQPDVPHHILERWCDSFATGLLMPRHLLESAIPQKESAALLHSVLQASQKFGVSEEAFFIRIWQVLRIQVAFINLLPTQNRGKFFDIERQFAERRYVKKLEDLLSVIGVEGELKSNNAVILFSINGDDGRKHCTGRKLSDKRVLLTIQWPESTNGGVRNELGLTASDSK; from the coding sequence ATGAGCCACACCTGCCAACTACCAGACCCGGAAAAAATGGCCGTCCGGGTTCTGGAACGCGCGGAGGTTTCCGTCGCACCTGTAAACCTGCGAAGAGTCATCGCGCTGTGGAAGAACCTCTATCTCGTTGAAGAGGACCTCGATGGAAGTGGCTACCTTCTGCCCATGGGCAACCTTGGTGCCGAGATCATTGTGAACAAAAATGATTCTCCGGAGAGAAAAGCGTTCACAGTCGCCCACGAGATGGGCCACTGGATTTTGGGCTTGAGAGTGAAGAAGAGTGAAGGGGAATTTAAGCAGCCAGACGTACCACATCACATCCTTGAGCGATGGTGCGACTCATTCGCCACTGGCTTATTAATGCCGCGCCACCTTCTCGAATCAGCTATTCCGCAGAAGGAAAGTGCGGCTCTATTGCACTCCGTGTTGCAGGCGTCACAGAAATTCGGCGTCTCAGAGGAGGCGTTCTTCATTCGCATTTGGCAGGTGCTTAGAATTCAGGTTGCGTTTATCAATCTTCTTCCGACACAAAACAGAGGCAAATTCTTTGACATCGAGCGTCAATTCGCAGAAAGACGCTACGTGAAGAAGCTAGAAGATTTGCTCAGTGTCATCGGAGTTGAAGGTGAGCTAAAGTCTAACAACGCGGTGATCTTGTTTTCTATCAACGGAGATGATGGCAGAAAACACTGTACTGGGCGAAAGTTGAGCGATAAAAGAGTGCTTTTGACGATTCAATGGCCTGAATCGACTAATGGCGGCGTTCGTAACGAACTGGGCCTCACCGCATCTGACTCGAAGTAG
- a CDS encoding BON domain-containing protein, translating into MKGTTLKCVLGLAAMAATLGFAQSPPQDAPKPDNTAVNQRDRDKSQPTADQQKENPSDRETVRKIRQALVKDKSLSSYAHNIKVIAQGGSVTLKGPVRSEEEKQNIEQKAAEIAGKDNVKSQLQVATKHDKHADESSAAH; encoded by the coding sequence ATGAAAGGCACCACTCTGAAGTGTGTACTCGGGTTGGCAGCGATGGCCGCCACCCTCGGCTTCGCGCAATCCCCACCACAGGATGCGCCTAAGCCCGACAACACCGCCGTCAATCAACGCGACCGCGATAAGTCGCAACCCACGGCCGACCAGCAGAAAGAAAATCCGTCCGACCGCGAAACCGTCCGCAAGATCCGGCAAGCCCTCGTCAAAGACAAGTCTCTCTCCAGCTATGCCCACAACATCAAGGTCATCGCCCAGGGCGGCTCTGTAACGCTGAAGGGGCCAGTGCGCTCGGAAGAAGAGAAACAGAACATCGAACAGAAGGCCGCTGAGATCGCCGGCAAAGACAACGTAAAGAGCCAGCTCCAGGTCGCCACCAAGCACGACAAGCATGCCGACGAATCGTCGGCCGCCCATTAA
- a CDS encoding CopG family ribbon-helix-helix protein produces MSECGAMVENSDLLWRAVEKEDQIMESAVVIQINTHYDVCIMANSEKTISFRAQSAQIDALDSLASAQSRSRSYVINEAIANYIALHEYQDELVREGLEDMRKGRTITNDELLKRIQKTGRAGR; encoded by the coding sequence TTGAGTGAATGCGGTGCAATGGTGGAAAACAGTGATTTGTTGTGGAGAGCGGTGGAAAAGGAGGACCAGATCATGGAGTCGGCGGTTGTAATACAAATTAATACCCACTATGATGTTTGTATTATGGCTAACTCGGAAAAGACCATCAGCTTTCGGGCGCAATCAGCCCAGATCGATGCTCTGGACTCCCTAGCGTCCGCCCAGTCTCGCTCGCGCAGCTACGTGATCAACGAAGCAATTGCAAACTACATTGCGCTGCATGAGTACCAGGACGAGTTGGTAAGAGAAGGTCTGGAAGATATGCGTAAGGGCAGGACGATTACCAATGATGAATTGCTGAAGCGAATCCAGAAGACTGGTCGCGCAGGGCGATGA
- a CDS encoding DUF3617 domain-containing protein, producing MRILLCTTFLALTSAAASAQSVPIKMGLWEKTMTTSNGSGTPETTKSRSCVTPEEWKAMDANVTRKREGCTSGAVRNAKGYIFNSTCTIGETTLVINGSTTVPDAEHIVTESHTTSTRNGKKTQTDSKSASHFVSADCGKVQPGEPEDVN from the coding sequence ATGCGAATTCTGTTGTGCACTACGTTCCTGGCACTCACCAGCGCGGCGGCTTCGGCGCAATCCGTTCCGATCAAGATGGGCTTGTGGGAGAAGACGATGACCACGAGCAACGGGTCGGGCACTCCGGAAACGACGAAATCGCGGAGTTGCGTTACGCCCGAGGAATGGAAGGCGATGGATGCCAATGTAACCCGGAAGCGCGAAGGCTGCACCTCTGGGGCTGTCCGGAATGCGAAGGGCTACATATTCAACAGCACTTGTACGATCGGTGAGACGACGTTGGTGATCAATGGTTCAACGACGGTGCCGGATGCAGAGCACATTGTGACGGAGTCGCACACGACGTCCACCAGGAACGGGAAGAAAACACAAACCGATAGTAAGTCGGCCAGCCATTTCGTGAGCGCCGATTGCGGCAAGGTACAGCCAGGCGAGCCGGAAGACGTGAACTAA
- a CDS encoding type II toxin-antitoxin system RelE/ParE family toxin → MIEWTERASSQLDNVHDYIALTNSVDVAAAIRLHIIETLQQLLPFPMSGRAGRVPGTRELVIPKTPFVAVYTVQKTRILVLAVYHGAQRWPGAL, encoded by the coding sequence ATGATCGAGTGGACAGAGCGCGCCTCCAGCCAGCTTGACAATGTCCATGATTACATCGCACTGACGAACTCCGTCGATGTCGCAGCGGCGATTCGCCTGCACATTATCGAAACCCTTCAACAATTGTTGCCGTTTCCGATGTCCGGCCGAGCTGGACGCGTGCCCGGAACCAGGGAGCTGGTGATCCCCAAAACTCCCTTCGTCGCTGTCTACACCGTGCAGAAGACGCGCATTCTCGTGCTGGCTGTTTACCATGGGGCGCAGCGCTGGCCGGGAGCGCTTTAG